Genomic segment of Desulfomicrobium apsheronum:
CTTCGCGTTTCCCGTCGGGTTCCAGGGGCGGCAGCCCCATGGCTCCGAGCAGGGCCTCGCCCCGAGGGCTGGCGGCCATGATCTGGATGCCTGAAGAAATGTCGCCCCCAAAAAGCCCTACGACAATGTCCGTGCCTTGCGGCGTGGGATGCTCGCAGACCTTGCAGGCTCCGGCCAGCTCGACGGAAGCGGGCTTGCGCCCCTCGGCCAGGGCCTTGTGGAAATCGGCACTGGCGGCCATGGGCTCACGCTCGCCGAGAAAATCGCGGTAATGCATGTTGTCGTAGGCTCCCGGACAATCCATGCCGATGAGGATGACCTCTTCAAGGGAGCCCTGATTGAGCTTGACCAATTCCATGAAGGCCCGGATCTCGCAGGGTCGCATGACCACGGCGAAGCGTTCCCCCGCCGAACCCTTGCTCAGCCGCGAAACGAGCTTCGCGCTGCTCATGGGAAAGGCCGGAGCCAGCGGGTCGGCCCGATCCAGCTGGGCCGGGTCGGTGACCAGGGTCGGCATGGGCATGCCGCCGCCGAAGAGATGCACGGGGATCATGATGCCGGACAGGGATTCGTCCGCCAGCAATTTCCTGAAAAAATCCTGCAGAGCCGGAACCGGGCCGTGTTCGCCTACTTCAATTCGTACCGTGGTGGCCATGATTACTCCTCCCCGTCCGCTTAAAGGGCTGCCATGCCGCGCACGTCCAGCGGGCCGAGCTCTCGTATTTCATTGATGAAATTATTGACCGTGGCCGCGAATTCATTGCCTTCGCTGGCCCCGACCCAGGTCAGCCGCAGCCGCCGTTCGTCGATGCCGAACTGCGGCAGGATCTCGTTTAAAAGCTTGACCCGCCGCCGGGCCTTGTAGTTGCCGTTTATGTAGTGGCAGTCGCCGGGATGGCAGCCGCTGACGAGCACTCCGTCGGCCCCGGACAGAAGGGCCTTGATGACATATTTGGGATCGACCATGCCCGTGCACATCATGCGCACCAGGCGGACATTGGGCTGCTGCACCATGCGCGAGGTTCCGGCCAGATCGGCGGCGGTGTAGGTGCACCAGTTGCAGACAAAAGCCAGAATGGCGGGTTCAAATTCCTGGTTCATGCAA
This window contains:
- a CDS encoding 4Fe-4S dicluster domain-containing protein, encoding MATTVRIEVGEHGPVPALQDFFRKLLADESLSGIMIPVHLFGGGMPMPTLVTDPAQLDRADPLAPAFPMSSAKLVSRLSKGSAGERFAVVMRPCEIRAFMELVKLNQGSLEEVILIGMDCPGAYDNMHYRDFLGEREPMAASADFHKALAEGRKPASVELAGACKVCEHPTPQGTDIVVGLFGGDISSGIQIMAASPRGEALLGAMGLPPLEPDGKREAAVAALVSEREVARDAMYASVQERTSTLEKLAQYLGSCVNCYNCRVACPVCYCKECVFNTDVFEHKPWQYLDWAKRKGSLKLPTDTVFYHLTRMAHMSTACVGCGQCSNACPNGVEVVELFRTVAARTQKSFDYQPGLSLDQAPPLTVFREDEYQDTVSHLA
- a CDS encoding hydrogenase iron-sulfur subunit: MNQEFEPAILAFVCNWCTYTAADLAGTSRMVQQPNVRLVRMMCTGMVDPKYVIKALLSGADGVLVSGCHPGDCHYINGNYKARRRVKLLNEILPQFGIDERRLRLTWVGASEGNEFAATVNNFINEIRELGPLDVRGMAAL